From the genome of Anopheles moucheti chromosome 3, idAnoMoucSN_F20_07, whole genome shotgun sequence, one region includes:
- the LOC128303379 gene encoding uncharacterized protein LOC128303379, producing MPRPARKKQKPTYIPQSCTSVLEGQNQRQQPSQPEPKELFLFGKSITIHEHDQQLSYYEQLRIWFRHANPEGSKYTPVPRMSSVSSPSASRHTQQELDVPLDDGSCIFQKIPQPLATDIPPYPTVAPLERSATLPLTVINDPKCLLEHHKAHWKTVRKNWILHRQLYLERYKPCMEFINSTYSPPMED from the exons ATGCCGAGACCTGCACGTAAAAAGCAGAAACCGACATACATACCGCAATCCTGCACCAGCGTCCTGGAAGGCCAAAATCAGCGGCAACAACCAAGCCAACCAGAACCGAAGGAGCTATTTTTGTTCGGAAAAAGTATCACCATACACGAACATGATCAGCAGCTTTCGTACTACGAACAACTTCGAATTTGGTTCCGGCATGCAAACCCCGAAGGCAGTAAATATACACCAGTGCCTCGGATGAGCTCCGTTTCTTCGCCATCTGCATCACGCCATACTCAGCAGGAACTTGATGTTCCGCTCGATGACGGTTCGTGCATCTTCCAGAAGATACCTCAACCGCTAGCGACAGATATACCGCCTTATCCAACAGTGGCTCCATTGGAAAGGAGTGCAACATTACCTCTGACTGTT ATAAACGATCCAAAATGTCTGCTGGAACATCATAAGGCACATTGGAAAACGGTGCGTAAGAATTGGATTCTTCATCGACAGCTATATCTGGAGCGGTACAAGCCGTGCATGGAGTTTATAAACTCAACATACTCACCACCAATGGAAGATTAG